The Labeo rohita strain BAU-BD-2019 chromosome 14, IGBB_LRoh.1.0, whole genome shotgun sequence genomic interval tcagtggcggaaacagacTTCCATAAACAAACTAGaaccataaaaaaaagttagtagAAATAACAACGACTACAGAAACTGTCAATAGGGTATTGTTATTAGCTGATGCTATCATCATCAAAACAGCTAATTATTAGCCAATTTAATTGCCTAGATAACATGTTGGTGTATCCTTAAAAGGCTAAtcagttaatattttattaatttaaggtttattttaaactatCTGTGTGCGTACAGTATGTGTGACTCACGTGAATGTAATTTTGAGCTCCAGAGTGAGCTGCTGATCTCCAAACACAACGCTGTCCTGATCCAGAGAAAGAGGCTGCTGAGAtaactgtaatataatataacattgatTACTGTTAATTCTCCAAATCAGCCAAAAAGAGCCGTACCTTTATGtgagaaaacattttaagagtGTTTTAGCTGTGGCCATTtacataaaagaaaagaaaagaaaaagaaaagaaaaagaaaaggaaaagaaaagaaaaaacaaaaacaaaagaaaagaaaaataaaaattattaaattattaaaaatcatgctattatagttaactacaaccaaaaccataaaacagttcaaataaaataaagtttaactgaaataaaatatatacattacatattataaaaagttaatataAAACTTATCTTGGCTAATtaataactaaaaccaaaataaattacatagatatattaaaaaacaaaaataagggaaaaaaaaaaaaaaaaaaaaaaaaaaatcaaatcaattaaaatcaagaacagaaaatataaacataaaaactaattagaaataataataaaacagttatattaCATCAATGACCCTAAACTCATTTCACATGTAAAGCAGTTAACAAGTCACAGCAGGGCTCATTTACATACTaaagttttaaaggagaagtccacttccagaacaatttacaaataatgtactcgcccccttgtcatccaagatgttcatgtctttgtcttcagtcatgaagaaattatgttttttaaaggaaagcttttcagcatttttcctccatataatggacttcattggtgccccaattttgaacttccaaaatgtagtttaaatgcagcttcaaaatactctaaacgatcccagccgaggaagaagtgtcttatctagcaaaacaatctgtcatttttttggaaaataatgttttttatactttttaagcacaaaagcttgtgtagcacaggctttgggatgcacgttcacgaagCTACGAAGGGTCATGTggaacgtaggtggaactacagagcCAGTGTTCACacagcgaacgcgcaaagactaagaaagtgcaagtaagtttgtaaacgctgtttacaaacaaaaaggtccaacaatgtcctcctctcaagctgtaggagaaaataagatggagttttttgccataatcagtacacagatgatgaacttacacgtgattcgtactagagatgggaagttcggatcattttactgactcagacctttgagtttCGTTCAGCAAAAGGAACAAATcttcaagtcatttcgttcattttagcaaaatatgattaaaacgTTACAGGTTGCTTcccttacacaaacgttgatcacactacaaacaagacaaaactataatgctataagaaacagaaaaaattaattcattgtttacctgggtctttagtctatgattagctcacctcacctcttatctgacaagttttcgggtttgagtcattttttccatcacatgacagccccataagatgaacgaacgactcgaaaaacctgaaggctcgaaacaggtgaactaattccagtacagaacctaataggatgttgcgcatgcgcgactgaacgaatcactcactgagatgactcgttcttcccgagtcacatcaaagattcgttcaaaatgaacaaatcgttcaagaacgacccatcactaattcgtagcatcgtggacgcgcatctcagagcctgtgctacacaagcttttgtgcttaagtatacaattttttatttttcaaaaaaaaaaaaaaaaaaaaaggcctgatcatttcactagataagacccttcttcttcggctgggatcgtttagagtcatttgaagctgcatttaaactacattttggaagttcaaaatcgggcaccaatgaagtccattatatggagaaaaatcatgaaatgtttttctcaaaaaccataatttctttatgactgaagacatgaacatcttggatgacaagggggtgagtaaattatttgtaaattgttctggaagtggacttctcctttaaacagtCTTTGCTacttaacaaaaaacattaaaaaaatacatattagaTATAAtggtaaaactttacaataaggtcatTTGTTAAGATTAGCtcatgtattaactaacatgaacaatacatttattacactatttattaatctttgttaaggttagtaaataaaaatacagttcattgtttattcatgttagttcacaatgCATTAACGAATGTtaaacaacttgtgattttaataatgcattagtaaatgctgaaatgaactAAGATAATGAATGctatagaagtattgttcattcctagttcatgttaactaatatagTTAACCAGTGTTAACTAAtgcaccttattgtaaagtgttaccaatataatAAAGTATGTGAAAATGCTTTGCACTATAATTGAACTCAGCTAAATCACCACTGAACTGACTTGAGCTAAATAATGACACCTTTTCACAGTTGCTTTAAAGCTGAAATTGTAGTTGCTTCATAATTGAAACACTTTGCAACATTAATACTGTTATTTCCTTATTACCGTGAAGCTGCTTTATAACAATCTGTATAATCTGTAAACGTGACTTGACAATGCTTGCCGTTGTTAAGGAACTTGTAGAGTCATAATGCTGAAGTCACTGGTTATATGAGAGTGTGAAGGCAGATAGGTTGCCCTCACGTAGGTTCCCCAACTGACCTTATCTTTGCCGTGCAGGTAGATGATGACATCCTTCAGAGGAAAGCCTCTTTTCTCACACAGACTACTCAGCATGTCTCTGAGGCTCAGGCCGGGTTTGGCAGGGGCAAGGCTGGCGGTCCCGTCCGGCAGGTAGACGCAGCAGTACTTATCTGCTGTAGGAGAACCGCAACTCAAGGCCTCTGGATCAGAGATGGCCACATTACAGCGTCCGTTCTGACAGAGAAAGAGACTTCAGTGAGGAAcaaaacttaacatttaaatttttccatCTCACATTTTCCTGCAACTGCTTAAATGATTTCAAACTATAGTTTTGAGTCTTTGGTTCATGTCTATTATCTCGTTTGAAGGGGCATACACAAGTTTTTGCccccaaaaacaaaattactccACTTTTAGCTATTACGCTACCTGCAgttggggagaaaaaaaaaaaaaaaaaaaaaactttcagaaCAGATCAGATGTCAACAATTTAGCCAATTTTTAGCCACTATTTAAGcactaatttaatattaaaatgatagatgggctattttaacaacctcttcactacctttctgggccttgaatgtgtgtTGCTTCCTATGCAGGCTCAGAGAGCTCTcagattataaaatattataatttgtgttcagaagataaacaaaggtcttatgagggcgagtaattaagagaattttcatttttgggtgaactatccctttaagtatattatttccataCTAAATACCTTTTGTATGCTAAGGCATACCTTTTTTCCACAAGTGCAGCTAACAAAAGCAAGTagtaaatcatgtttttgttaGACTGTAATggctattggctatttaaaagaGGACTAGACcttatattttaaagcaatacatattttaatactgCATACgtcactttatttttgcagtcTTGCACACACTTGCATTCCTCTTATGAAAAGCAAAATCTTGTTCATGCACGAATATTTGGTTTAGTTACCTCAGCTCGCCCGAATCCAGAGACTAATTCCAGACTGCTGTTAGACTTCACTGAGATCTGAGACTCTTTACGAGACACCAACACATGCTGATACGACTGGTCAGCTGAGAAACATAAATGCTGTTAGCGTAATTGCAATGAATGGCTAAACACACAGAAAAGAAAACCATGCAAACAGAAaagacattaaaggagaagcccactttcagaacaaagattcacatataatgtactcacccccttgtcatccaagatgttcatgtctttcttacttcagtcgtaaagaaattatgttttttgaggaaaacatttcaggatttttcttcatataatggactgatatggtgccccgagtttgaacttccaaaatatagtttaaatgcggcttcaaatgatcccatctgcgattgtaaatgatcccagccgaggaagaagggtcttatctaatgtaacatgattacataacataatttaattcgtttgaagctgcatttaaactgcattttggaagttcaaaatcagggcaccatatcagtccattatatggagaaaaatgctgaaatgttttcctcaaaaaacaatttctttacgactgaagactgaaagacaagaacatcttggatgacaagggggtgagtacattctgtgtgaatctttgtttaggaagtggacttctttaaaggAGTCATGAAATGGAGactcaaaatgcattaaaaaaaaaaaaaaaaaaaaaaaaaaaaaaaaaaatgcagtaaaggTTTTAGAGAaagtttcatatttcatatgcaaagatgttagccaatcacagcagtgggtGTTTCCACTGAAGTCTCACAGCAGACACACTCCTCCAAACAGAGTTCAAATCAGAGGCTAAAATCAGCTGCACATCATGACGGTTTATGATGAAACACTTCCTGAATGAacttcagaaaacaaaataatataaaaaaaaaaaaaaaaaaaaaaaaaaaaaaaaaaaaaagcatttcatgagcatttcaTGACCTTTAAAAGAAAACTTAACCATTAGTCACTGACATGCATGAAACATGCATGTTCATAAGAGCAACTCTTTTTGAGACGGTGGCATGCACTGCAGACGTGTCCACAAAGATACTGCACACAGATAGAGAAGCGCTGAGTCAGATGGTACCTCCCCATGAGCCTCTCTTCTCTAACCTCTTCTTCCTGTTGGTCTTGCTGTCAGATGAGGGCACTTTCAACTCAACACTCTGTTCCAAAACACAGAGTTATATACACATAAGGACTTTTTCACGGTGGTTCATAGTTTAATAACTCACAGCATATACCCACGGTGAAGTGTCAATACTTTCTCGCCAATTTTAACAGCTCACACCTGCACTGTACGCAATGCAGATTCAATTCAGGGCCCATTTTAAATGGCACATGCAAGCAATTTATAGAATAGAGTATGAGTATTTTTACTGCACACTAAACTCAACAAAAGATATACTAAAAGAGCGCTACAGATATTTTGCAATATAGACATTATGAAGCAACGACCCATGGAGCAAAACTACCCGCTCACTGTTcgggggaaaaaacaacaaaaaaaaaaaaccttctgcCCCGATTCAATATCAGCAGTAACACTTTCTAATCTGTACAGACTGAATGTAGACAAATTCAGCATTTTATAGCTGAAGTTTGTGGTTTAGGCTCTGTTCAGTGCAGATTTACCGGCATATAGATGCAAATGTGATTAACGCCACGTAAACTAGTTTTCATTATAGCTCACTCCTGATAAGcattttaattgaatatttcCAACCAATGTAATAACATTAAGCACTATAAATTTGTGTGATTTATGTTGTTAAATCACTGTAATTTTACTGGCAGGATGTGTAAAACAGTCCTATACCAATCAAAAATGTATAACtgttccacaaaaatgttaagtaccacaactgatttcaacattgatgataaatccttcttgagcagcaaatcagcacattagaatgatttctgaaggatcgtgacaCACTGtaggctggagtaatgacgctaaaaattaagctttgcaacaccgaaataaattataattttacaaaatatttacatagaaaacagttattttaaattgtaaaaatatttcacaatattactgtttttactgcatttaaaaaaaaaataagaagaagaataagaataataaataaaataaaataaaatgcagtcttggtgaaccaaagagacttctttcaaaaaagaagtCGTGGACAGACGGCACTGCCGTATAACCGTGACCTTGTTGTACACAGGTACATGTTGACTTCCTGCCAGCTTTTTGTCAGAATAAGCTGCAAATTTTTCACCACTAGTCAACACTCTGAATCGATATGACAAGGGTTGGGGCTATGGTTTGTGTCAgagaaatgacttgaaaaatgacacaaaaatcaTACCACTCCCACTCCCAAATTTCAGGAAATTTCTTAAGTAACTCCTTGCCTTGAAtggattttaaatgtattacctTTCTGTTACTAGGTGGCGTTGCACTCTTTTTGGCCATTCTGCTTTTGGGCTCCGGGGTTCCAATGTTGGGAAGAGGACGACCCTCCACACAAGACAGCATGCAGTTCTGGTACAGTGGAGAGCGGACAAACCTCGTATAGCTGTCCATTTTCATTAGCTTGAAGATCTACAGCAGGGGAAAGAAAAAAACCACATGAGACTTTGAGTATTTATAGTCAGAACTCAAGTAAAGCAGTTGCAATGCCAAACTTTTAGTCATGTTAtgaataaacagattttttttggtttaactcttaattttcaaaatgaaggagaaaaaaaaagtgagaagtATATGTATCATATTATGCAAGAAAACATGGTTTCTAAATTTACAATCCCATCGTATTTATATTTCATGATACACACCATGATGAGTAATTTTATGTGACAGTATTGGCATGTTGATTTTTGTCATACCACCCACAGCACGTACCTGTGCCTGTGCTTTATCGAACATGTCGGGTGTAGGCGTCTCCAAGGCGCTCTCTTCCATCTGGGCCGTATCGTCGATATTAACCGCATGCAGAGAGCTTTCAGAAAGAAAATTGTCGTAGATGGAACGCGCCTCTTTCTTCAGCTGATGAGGGACAAGATTCAGAACATACAGAGACAAATACTCAAACTCAAATCAGTGTGTAAAAATGGCATGTCCAGGGGATATAATGATGTTGTGGCTATCAAGAAAGCAAAAAGAAATGCTTAGCTCAGATTCAAACTATTAAATGAGGAGCAAGATCCTGTTTTATGCTACAAGCAAGTGATGTTGCGCAACTTACTAGTTTTAGTGCATTGCATCAGTTGCTTACAATGTAGATGGAGTGAATActatgtgcaaagaaaacaaaaatgactttactCAATTTCTTTGCATGTGTTGTGTCACTCTTGTGAACATGCTTTGACTgaaacagaaaagaagaaagtgttaaataaagtcatttatgttttctttgtgcacaagaagtattctcgtagcttcatatcACAGtggaaccactaatgtcacatggactattttaacaatgtccttactacctttctggatcttgaacgtgtcagttgcgttgctgtctatggagggtcagaatgctctcggatttcatcaaaaatatcttaatttgtgttctgaagacaaacgaaggtcttacaggttcggaacgacatgagggtgagaacttaatgacagaattgtcatttttgggtgaactatcccttaaaatCCAGAACGTTTCAAGAAGACTGTTCTGCCGTATTAGTAGTGTACCATAAatcacttaaataaaataaaagtataaaaaatttacttttataaattTACAATCCCAtcgtatttttttcatattcacaTATTAAACATCAATAtataacaggaaaaaaaatccagttactgcactgtttaaaaaaataataatatatacaaatttctTACTCATTTTAAGTCAACGCacctacaaaaaaataaataaagaataacaaataaaattaaattaattaattaattaattaattaattaaaaaaaaaaaaaaattcaacaaaatcACAAACCTCTTCCAGTCTAGAAGGTGGGATTTTCTTGAACTTTTCACAGGCTTGGTAAAACAGGATATTCTCAGCACTGACCTCTGATTTCAGAAACTCCTGTGATATGGGTTTGCAGTCAGAACGAAAgagaaaggaaaacaaaaaaacaaacaaaagattcACACATGTAATTCACAGAGGCTCTAgttgcaaatgtgttttttacgAATGAATGCTTCCCGTTTATCATGCCCAATAACATTTGTGAATTAACTTGCTACATGCTGACACATAAAACTAGTTTTAATAACCTGAAATTCTCACCAACTGCTTTTATATCAAAAGCcatatattttgaaaagtaatacaatttatataatttgcaCAAACAAGAGGTTTGTTTAACCCCCATCTCTAACAAATGATGAATATTAGTTGTCACATTATATTGTATCACTGATATATGGCTTAGTAAGAtgacatttaaatgcataatgcaACACGATGATGacagagatgaacaaataaacgttCCTCAAAAGCCTGATATTTGATACTCACATTTAAGCATGATTTTTCTAAACAGTCAAGTAAACCGTTGCTTCAGTCCTTTTACAGAACTTCTGCTTGCTAAAAAGCTAGGTTTTTCAGCAATTAGAGGTTTTAGAAAAATGCATATCCAAAAGCTTAGAGTAAGCTTTACAGAGTAAAGGCAGTCAGAGCATCAAAACTTACGGTAAAGTATCGCACACCGACATGGTCTTCAAGCAGGCGTTCGAAACACACCGCCCACGTCACCACCCGACTGGCTGGACCATCAGGACTTTGAGGACCCCCTGACCTGCTCAAGCTCTCTGATAAGCTGGAGCTGCTGCCACGACTGGTTAACTTAAAGTTCAACTctgtataaaaatgacagttagAGATGACTAAGACACTCACAAAAAAGTGGTTTTTGTGATTGACATGATGCACTGGGTGACCCACTTGTAAACAGATCACAAGATTTATGAGAACAGTACGTTTTAGTGTAAAGAGATAACACTTACCCCCATCAGAAACTGCCTGGGTCTGCAagagcaaacaaacacaatcagtgTACCATGAAATCAATGGAGGCCTTCAGTATCATAGTCATGAATTAATGCATCACAGGAAATCACATTTTAACAGCTGcatgctgcttttttttctgAGCTGTACACTCACACAGGAAATGGGTGTGCTCTACGTTAAAAGTTCATTAGAAGACATGTCACATTAGTGAGGTTGTGCTTTCAGCTGACCTACTGGGCAAAA includes:
- the rgs14a gene encoding LOW QUALITY PROTEIN: regulator of G-protein signaling 14a (The sequence of the model RefSeq protein was modified relative to this genomic sequence to represent the inferred CDS: deleted 1 base in 1 codon); this encodes MVRLPFETGSDRAVRKRAGRQRSCRGEQFGATSFVWARSSYPDVAMSKKMNTLAVPAGQMTQAVSDGELNFKLTSRGSSSSLSESLSRSGGPQSPDGPASRVVTWAVCFERLLEDHVGVRYFTEFLKSEVSAENILFYQACEKFKKIPPSRLEELKKEARSIYDNFLSESSLHAVNIDDTAQMEESALETPTPDMFDKAQAQIFKLMKMDSYTRFVRSPLYQNCMLSCVEGRPLPNIGTPEPKSRMAKKSATPPSNRKSVELKVPSSDSKTNRKKRLEKRGSWGADQSYQHVLVSRKESQISVKSNSSLELVSGFGRAENGRCNVAISDPEALSCGSPTADKYCCVYLPDGTASLAPAKPGLSLRDMLSSLCEKRGFPLKDVIIYLHGKDKLSQQPLSLDQDSVVFGDQQLTLELKITFTLEIVFLGRTIGIIAKSSKSLGDALSTLLQKHQLRPQDVQATLSGSNDPLKMNTNVFRLSGKTVRLDKAKAGSETQASSPTSKTNPRPRKHQDMDGLVELLNRAQCSRVDDQRGLLTKEQLELPQFLQLPAGNEEQTSFDQTQDEDCAL